A region of Anguilla anguilla isolate fAngAng1 chromosome 18, fAngAng1.pri, whole genome shotgun sequence DNA encodes the following proteins:
- the dync2li1 gene encoding cytoplasmic dynein 2 light intermediate chain 1: MPKISNDTLWELAASEVHSQESGTVDEEGDTVINPTATGERTVFFIGSKAGGKTTILHRCLDRDETPKPTLALEYTFGRRARGHNTPKDIAHFWELGGGTLLSDLIQIPITAQNVRTLSVVLVVDLSKPNVLWGTTERLLQVARAQVDRACSSQATGESRTGKQPTKNSIPGTLHKDHPDRELISPFPVPLLVIGSKFDVFQDFDSEKRKAICKTLRFLAHYHGASLIFSSSKSEGLMSKTRGFVNHLAFGTDRGKTVSTDPSKSLIIPAGMDSLSQIGSPPATDFDIGTLHARSPLDLWKKVFEKIFPSESTSDPKDLKDPTKDPQYSEAKIDSMRAQKDQELEQYKRNAAKSWKGMELESQKS; encoded by the exons ATGCCAAAAATAAG TAATGACACGCTGTGGGAACTGGCCGCATCGGAGGTGCACAGTCAAGAGAGCGGAACTGTTGATGAAGAGGGTGATACCGTCATCAATCCAACGGCAACCGGTGAAAGGACCGTTTTTTTCATAGGGAGCAAGGCAGGG GGTAAGACCACAATTCTGCACAGATGTCTCGACAG GGATGAAACACCGAAGCCTACTCTGGCTCTAGAATACACCTTCGGAAGAAGAGCTCGTGGACACAACACG CCCAAAGACATCGCTCACTTTTGGGAGCTGGGAGGTGGCACTTTGCTGTCCGATCTCATCCAGATCCCCATCACCGCACAGAATGTGAG GACCCTGTCTGTGGTTCTGGTGGTGGACCTGTCCAAGCCCAACGTGCTGTGGGGAACCACGGAACGGCTGCTGCAGGTTGCACGGGCACAGGTGGACCGAGCGTGCTCCAGCCAAGCCACAGGGGAGTCCAGGACCGGCAAACAGCCCACCAAAAATAGTATCCCCGGAACTCTCCACAAGGACCACCCA GACAGAGAGCTGATCAGCCCTTTCCCTGTCCCCCTGCTCGTCATCGGGAGCAAGTTTGACGTCTTCCAG GACTTTGACTCGGAGAAGAGGAAAGCCATCTGCAAGACCCTGCGGTTCCTCGCCCACTATCACGGAGCATCTCTGATT TTCAGCAGCAGTAAGTCCGAGGGCCTGATGTCAAAGACCAGAGGCTTTGTCAACCACCTGGCGTTTGGGACTGACAGGGG GAAGACTGTGTCCACTGACCCCAGTAAGTCCCTCATTATTCCAGCTGGGATGGACTCTCTCAGTCAGATAG GGTCTCCGCCGGCAACAGACTTTGACATCGGGACTCTTCACGCCCGAAGCCCCCTGGACCTGTGGAAGAAAGTGTTTGAGAAGATCTTCCCTTCTGAG AGCACTAGTGACCCCAAAGACCTGAAGGACCCTACAAAAGACCCCCAGTACAGTGAGGCAAAGATAGACTCCATGAGAGCACAGAAGGACCAG GAGCTGGAACAGTATAAAAGAAACGCAGCCAAGTCCTGGAAAGGCATGGAGCTGGAGTCCCAGAAGAGCTAA